The following are from one region of the Leptospira yasudae genome:
- a CDS encoding LBF_2127 family putative lipoprotein, giving the protein MKNKNAAVFKMIVCIGVVSLAFLFLSDCKIDLKQLPQPRDFSAINLAKSKETSYIGKFDVISAESYNLSGAWKYTFKTILKQNRVFYEVLDLNEAISFKNGSYVLDVEVTPKYSDDYNYWWTWPSIYPFVGLWPAQVRTGEYEVRIDYTLLKADQVVKTGSILEKDSLTLYVYGMYRTTDFEEMIETANLKAISRCVKEISSNL; this is encoded by the coding sequence ATGAAAAACAAAAACGCTGCCGTTTTCAAAATGATCGTTTGTATCGGCGTAGTATCGCTCGCATTTCTATTTTTATCCGATTGCAAGATCGATCTAAAACAATTACCGCAGCCTCGCGATTTCAGCGCGATCAACTTAGCCAAATCAAAAGAGACTTCTTATATCGGAAAATTCGACGTAATATCGGCCGAAAGTTATAATCTAAGCGGTGCGTGGAAGTATACCTTCAAGACCATCTTAAAACAGAATCGCGTTTTTTACGAAGTCTTGGATTTGAACGAAGCGATCTCTTTTAAGAACGGCTCCTACGTGCTGGATGTAGAGGTTACACCCAAATACTCCGACGATTACAATTACTGGTGGACTTGGCCGAGCATTTATCCGTTCGTAGGTCTTTGGCCTGCGCAGGTTCGAACCGGTGAATACGAGGTAAGAATCGACTACACTCTTTTGAAAGCGGATCAGGTTGTCAAAACCGGTTCCATCCTTGAGAAAGATTCTTTGACACTTTACGTTTATGGAATGTATCGGACCACCGACTTCGAGGAAATGATCGAAACGGCAAATCTAAAAGCGATCAGCAGATGTGTAAAAGAAATTTCCTCAAATCTGTAA
- a CDS encoding LIC10421/LIC12816 family protein produces the protein MKVDILNRWEGFSLRKVVYVFILVLVCGSVSPAFGVSEEEEERLLEKALLESAVTPGQKQAIANYLRATATAKRARASELRELAKLSRGEKFLQARVRKEKLFKMADSLDRQAERHEAALKEFQIESH, from the coding sequence ATGAAGGTTGATATTCTGAACCGATGGGAAGGATTCTCCCTGCGAAAGGTAGTTTACGTTTTTATATTAGTTCTCGTATGCGGGTCGGTTTCTCCGGCGTTTGGAGTGAGCGAAGAGGAAGAAGAGCGTCTTCTCGAAAAAGCCCTTTTGGAGAGCGCGGTTACGCCCGGTCAAAAACAAGCGATCGCGAATTATCTGAGAGCAACTGCGACCGCAAAACGAGCCAGAGCGAGCGAACTCAGAGAGTTGGCAAAACTTTCCCGCGGCGAAAAATTTCTCCAGGCACGCGTGCGTAAGGAAAAACTTTTCAAAATGGCGGATTCATTGGATCGCCAAGCGGAACGCCACGAAGCCGCCCTCAAAGAATTTCAGATCGAAAGTCATTGA
- the tmk gene encoding dTMP kinase — translation MKIEKPVFVVFEGIDGSGKSTLCKSLTEKLVERGIPSVGFTEPTNLETGKVLRKFLRGEIELGREEQIEAFLNDREESLQQNILPSLQSGKNVLLDRYMYSTAAYQSGDDLSPEAILTQNLNRNFRAPDLLFYLDLNPATALERLSRRKEDKERFETLAQLKKVHAAYERILPKEAIRIDGERGPDEIAQECLSILLKRIER, via the coding sequence ATGAAGATCGAAAAACCTGTGTTCGTAGTTTTTGAAGGAATCGACGGAAGCGGAAAATCCACACTTTGCAAATCATTGACCGAAAAACTCGTAGAAAGAGGAATTCCTTCCGTAGGTTTCACCGAACCGACAAACCTGGAAACGGGAAAGGTTCTTCGAAAATTTCTGCGCGGTGAAATCGAACTCGGAAGAGAAGAACAGATCGAAGCGTTCTTGAACGACAGGGAAGAATCGTTGCAACAAAACATCCTTCCTTCTCTGCAATCCGGGAAAAACGTTCTGCTGGATCGTTATATGTATTCCACCGCCGCCTATCAAAGCGGTGACGACTTATCTCCCGAAGCCATTCTTACCCAAAATTTAAACCGAAACTTTCGAGCGCCGGACCTTCTCTTTTATCTGGATTTGAATCCGGCGACCGCGCTGGAAAGATTGAGCCGAAGAAAAGAGGACAAGGAACGTTTTGAAACCCTTGCACAGCTGAAAAAAGTTCACGCGGCTTACGAGAGAATTCTTCCTAAGGAAGCGATCCGCATCGACGGTGAACGGGGGCCGGACGAGATCGCGCAGGAATGTCTTTCGATTCTTTTAAAACGAATCGAACGTTAA
- a CDS encoding trypsin-like peptidase domain-containing protein has protein sequence MKHIFSILKLLSIVVVLGVMLDFCSSSAATQVQTQTQSSNGSEDPERELEREFDDLPADGKTSKHTKSGIRVHHIFEEVYPTSSPSVVSIFTEKTVKSSAIHHKGGHLSEKILVMLGSGIIYNKQGYILTNAHVIKSHDHLMVRVKSGKSYEAIVIGQDKRIDLAILQVTPDEDIVPVEKLDYYTHQKGEAAIQKYINAKIQIRKNREAAKNKNRTSA, from the coding sequence ATGAAACATATATTTTCAATTCTGAAACTTCTTTCCATCGTCGTCGTTCTCGGCGTGATGTTGGACTTCTGTTCCTCTTCCGCGGCGACGCAGGTTCAAACACAAACGCAATCCTCGAACGGTTCGGAAGACCCCGAACGGGAATTGGAACGCGAGTTCGACGATCTTCCGGCCGACGGTAAAACTTCCAAACATACCAAAAGCGGAATCCGAGTGCATCATATTTTCGAGGAAGTGTATCCGACTTCTTCCCCGAGTGTCGTTTCGATCTTCACCGAAAAGACGGTCAAGTCCTCCGCGATTCACCACAAGGGAGGACATCTTTCCGAAAAGATTTTAGTGATGCTCGGCAGCGGAATCATCTATAACAAACAAGGTTATATTCTTACCAACGCGCACGTTATCAAGTCGCACGATCATCTCATGGTTCGGGTAAAATCGGGCAAGTCGTACGAAGCGATCGTCATCGGTCAGGATAAACGAATCGATTTAGCGATTTTGCAAGTAACTCCGGACGAAGACATCGTTCCCGTCGAGAAGCTGGATTACTACACGCATCAAAAAGGGGAAGCCGCGATCCAAAAATACATCAACGCGAAGATTCAGATCCGCAAAAACCGGGAAGCCGCGAAAAATAAGAATCGTACTTCCGCTTAG
- a CDS encoding S1C family serine protease, which produces MKNMEKLKYVAVVSISLLLGAFLSPVMFCGTGQSSPLFLNAKGDKEPSPATRQAITIQQAFEEVYQTASPSVVSIATERTQNVPVHPGPFGDPFFDQFFGRGQGGGGRVMKQKQTGLGSGIILNTQGYILTNEHVVRSMDKLTVRLKTGKTYNAELVGSDAVIDLALLKIKPDGELVPIELGDSSAVKVGDWAIAIGAPLGYEQSLTAGIVSAVGRTGIDNSGVHYLQTDASINQGNSGGPLLDINGRVIGINRMIASQSGGSVGIGFAIPINEAKAIMEELKTTGKVKRPAQAWLGVGVDYLHEEDAKQLKISGGAVVVQIMNDSPADRAGIQLMDIITEISGVKINSPEEVVNTVKKSKVGDRINITIIRQGNVSRLSIQLKERPN; this is translated from the coding sequence ATGAAAAATATGGAAAAACTGAAGTATGTTGCGGTCGTAAGCATTTCACTTCTACTCGGGGCATTCTTATCTCCTGTTATGTTTTGCGGAACGGGCCAAAGTAGTCCGTTGTTTCTCAACGCAAAAGGCGACAAGGAACCGAGTCCTGCTACGCGTCAGGCGATCACGATTCAGCAAGCGTTCGAAGAAGTGTATCAAACCGCTTCTCCCAGCGTAGTCTCCATCGCCACCGAGAGAACACAAAACGTTCCCGTTCATCCGGGACCGTTCGGAGATCCTTTCTTTGATCAATTCTTCGGAAGAGGTCAAGGCGGAGGAGGAAGAGTGATGAAACAAAAACAAACCGGTCTCGGTTCCGGAATCATCCTCAACACACAGGGTTATATTCTCACCAACGAACACGTGGTTCGTTCCATGGATAAACTCACCGTTCGTTTAAAAACGGGAAAGACGTATAACGCGGAACTCGTGGGTTCCGATGCGGTGATCGACCTTGCACTTTTAAAAATCAAACCGGACGGAGAACTCGTTCCGATCGAACTCGGCGATTCTTCCGCAGTGAAAGTAGGGGACTGGGCGATCGCGATCGGCGCTCCTCTCGGTTACGAACAATCTTTAACGGCCGGAATCGTGAGCGCCGTGGGTAGAACGGGAATCGACAACAGCGGCGTTCATTATCTGCAAACGGACGCTTCCATCAACCAAGGAAATTCCGGCGGACCTCTTCTCGACATCAACGGTCGAGTCATCGGAATCAATCGTATGATCGCTTCGCAAAGCGGAGGTTCGGTGGGAATCGGTTTCGCGATTCCGATTAACGAAGCGAAGGCGATCATGGAGGAATTGAAAACCACCGGCAAGGTCAAACGTCCCGCGCAGGCTTGGCTCGGAGTCGGAGTGGATTATCTTCACGAAGAAGACGCGAAGCAGTTGAAAATTTCCGGCGGAGCGGTCGTGGTACAGATCATGAACGATTCTCCAGCGGATCGTGCCGGGATTCAGTTGATGGATATCATCACCGAAATTTCCGGAGTGAAGATCAATTCTCCCGAAGAAGTGGTCAACACGGTGAAGAAGAGCAAGGTGGGAGATCGGATCAACATCACGATCATTCGTCAAGGAAACGTTTCGAGACTTTCGATCCAGCTCAAGGAAAGACCGAACTGA
- the ruvB gene encoding Holliday junction branch migration DNA helicase RuvB, with the protein MSKSHTLNPEEEFEEESGLRPSLLSEFIGQKEVLENLSVYVQAAKNRRRALDHVLISGPPGLGKTTLAGIVSNELGTRLTVTSAPVITKGADLARLLTSMGENEILFIDEIHTLHKKLEEILYPAMENYMIDLVIGEGVTAQTVQIPLKPFTLIGATTRSGLISEPLKSRFGIQLRLDYYGDEEMREIVLRSSKILGVKIEDDAALEIGKRSRKTPRIANHLLKRIRDFSEVEGNPSVKKELCLKAFEKMGIDDLGLDAMDRQILGCMIDRYKGGPVGLKAIAVVVGEEEKTIEDTYESFMVRIGLINRTPAGRVATEKAYRQLKRLEEFSGNHGQDPTLF; encoded by the coding sequence TTGTCAAAATCCCATACGCTCAATCCGGAAGAAGAATTTGAAGAAGAGTCGGGTTTACGCCCTTCTCTTCTTTCCGAATTTATAGGCCAGAAAGAAGTCCTCGAAAATCTAAGCGTTTACGTTCAAGCGGCAAAGAACCGCAGACGCGCACTCGATCACGTATTGATTTCCGGTCCTCCCGGTCTCGGAAAGACGACTCTTGCGGGAATCGTTTCCAACGAACTCGGAACCAGACTTACCGTAACGTCCGCGCCCGTCATTACCAAAGGGGCGGACTTGGCCCGTCTTCTTACGAGCATGGGTGAAAATGAAATCCTATTCATAGACGAGATTCATACTCTTCATAAAAAACTCGAAGAGATTCTCTATCCGGCAATGGAGAATTACATGATCGATCTCGTGATCGGCGAAGGCGTGACCGCGCAAACCGTTCAGATTCCTTTGAAACCGTTTACTCTCATAGGCGCTACCACCCGCAGCGGTCTGATCAGCGAACCTCTCAAAAGCCGCTTCGGAATTCAACTTCGTCTCGATTATTACGGAGACGAAGAAATGAGGGAGATCGTTCTGCGTTCTTCTAAAATTCTCGGAGTGAAGATCGAAGACGATGCCGCGCTGGAAATCGGAAAACGTTCCCGAAAAACTCCGCGGATCGCAAACCATCTTTTAAAAAGAATCCGCGACTTCAGCGAAGTGGAAGGCAATCCTTCCGTGAAAAAGGAGCTTTGTCTCAAAGCCTTTGAAAAGATGGGGATTGACGACCTGGGACTGGATGCTATGGATAGACAGATCCTCGGTTGTATGATCGATCGTTATAAGGGCGGCCCTGTCGGCTTAAAGGCGATCGCGGTCGTCGTGGGCGAGGAAGAGAAGACCATTGAAGATACGTATGAATCCTTTATGGTTCGGATCGGTCTCATCAACAGAACACCCGCCGGTCGCGTTGCGACCGAAAAGGCGTATCGGCAACTGAAGCGTTTGGAAGAATTTTCCGGAAACCATGGACAAGACCCGACTTTATTCTGA
- a CDS encoding TonB-dependent receptor — MDKTRLYSEYSGIPEDDKRMIYASFLVLALASFFTAHLLTRNMLWKILGSEPMVKMESNEEKEKIYEVLLEQDFVDKNIKDEYKALSNVDAAGAGGITKKEGFHSASPFREFIMGSMARRPSEAQKQEAKEKNDEKAFEVGIYKIDPVQTTTTEETKQSSQTYGRMTKIPFNYRFEQDFLFRWDGNQALSIPRKKLAGYEYFKRMLKQIEGSFAPPGGGNFAYRDMAGTVVREGILPGQVKVLFMLSDGGQVLDVKLVSSQGQDVVSQACMDSIRGQNFGKVPDEVKAQGMIFGINFIFPMMRR, encoded by the coding sequence ATGGACAAGACCCGACTTTATTCTGAATATTCCGGAATCCCCGAGGACGACAAGAGGATGATCTACGCATCTTTTCTCGTTCTTGCGCTCGCGTCCTTTTTTACCGCACATCTACTTACACGCAACATGCTCTGGAAAATTCTCGGCAGCGAGCCCATGGTCAAAATGGAAAGCAACGAGGAAAAGGAAAAGATCTACGAGGTTCTTCTGGAACAGGACTTTGTGGATAAGAATATCAAGGACGAATACAAGGCCCTTTCCAACGTAGACGCCGCGGGCGCCGGCGGGATTACGAAGAAGGAAGGATTTCATTCCGCAAGTCCGTTCCGCGAATTCATCATGGGCAGTATGGCTCGCAGGCCTTCCGAGGCTCAAAAACAGGAAGCTAAAGAGAAGAACGACGAGAAGGCCTTTGAAGTAGGGATCTACAAAATCGATCCGGTCCAAACGACGACCACCGAGGAAACGAAACAAAGTTCGCAAACCTACGGAAGAATGACGAAGATTCCGTTCAACTATCGTTTCGAGCAGGACTTTTTATTTCGATGGGACGGAAACCAAGCCTTATCGATTCCGAGAAAGAAACTCGCCGGTTACGAATACTTCAAACGGATGTTGAAGCAGATCGAAGGAAGTTTCGCTCCTCCGGGCGGAGGAAATTTCGCGTATCGCGATATGGCCGGAACCGTGGTGCGCGAAGGAATTCTTCCGGGACAAGTCAAAGTCCTTTTTATGTTAAGCGACGGCGGTCAGGTTTTGGACGTGAAACTCGTTTCCAGTCAAGGACAGGACGTAGTCAGTCAGGCGTGTATGGATTCCATCCGAGGTCAGAATTTCGGAAAGGTTCCGGATGAAGTGAAAGCCCAGGGCATGATCTTCGGGATCAATTTTATCTTTCCGATGATGCGGCGTTAG
- a CDS encoding sensor histidine kinase, with the protein MRILFYSIILIYCSITASCSPAVSSKDRPAADKGVIDLRNFDLAERTTVLDGNWEFYWKELAHGKQPIAKKPSHFPVPGIWREYDPDFTLEGYASYRLRVLCDFKNPNLKVRIPRLPGVYDVYIDDHKVYSNGFTGVDSLDTVFVAHPFLTTANVPSGDFIITVVVSNFKGNHLKGGIRKSFQIGSAHAIDSEERKEEWMEIVLIILIFSFGIYHVVFFLSYRKDLVPLYFAAFCFLVSGYSFITSGIQYMAIPNLSLDLRIRIEFFCEAAFFPAFYRMLGKMFPAQFDLKWFRIAIGTSALFFLGIFFLNERNLVSLYSFFMYTPPLYGVVLIVGTVKAYRAKEPMSKSILFTGFVLAFTMMNDVFYGLYEVYVLFPYSFPLGLITFVALNSYIISSKFAEDLEKAKEFAELQIKYNEQLKLQAQERTRIASDIHDSIGSELTAILFELESKDKNDSTLKKLKTEVSHLISNVRDIVFLMHHHGSNKELVEDVFRRYGERIGGTGTIQVKTEIEDISDSIHLDQCLHVQKIFLEIMSNILRHSEAKNIRICWIKESNHLALKVINDGKKFEFNSEEPSGIGMSSIRMRAEKLGAHYDFLFKNEENQFVLYIPII; encoded by the coding sequence ATGAGAATTCTATTTTATTCCATTATCCTAATTTATTGTTCGATAACGGCTTCCTGTTCTCCGGCAGTTTCGTCCAAGGACAGACCTGCGGCGGACAAAGGCGTCATCGATCTCCGCAACTTCGATCTGGCGGAGAGAACAACCGTCCTTGACGGGAACTGGGAATTCTACTGGAAAGAACTGGCGCACGGAAAACAACCGATCGCAAAGAAACCTTCGCATTTTCCCGTTCCCGGAATTTGGAGAGAATACGATCCGGATTTCACTCTCGAAGGATATGCCTCCTATCGTCTGCGCGTGTTATGCGACTTTAAGAATCCGAATTTAAAGGTCCGCATTCCGAGACTTCCCGGAGTTTACGACGTTTATATCGACGATCATAAGGTTTATTCCAACGGTTTCACCGGAGTCGATTCTCTGGATACGGTCTTTGTCGCGCATCCGTTCCTTACGACCGCAAACGTTCCTTCGGGAGATTTTATAATCACGGTCGTGGTTTCCAATTTCAAAGGCAATCACCTCAAAGGAGGAATCCGAAAATCGTTCCAAATCGGCAGCGCCCACGCGATCGATTCGGAGGAACGAAAGGAAGAATGGATGGAAATCGTTTTGATCATCCTCATCTTTTCATTCGGAATTTATCATGTAGTTTTCTTTTTGTCGTATCGCAAAGATCTTGTTCCGCTTTATTTCGCGGCGTTTTGTTTTTTGGTTTCGGGATATTCCTTTATCACTTCCGGGATTCAGTATATGGCGATCCCGAATCTGTCTCTCGATCTGCGGATTCGAATCGAATTCTTTTGCGAAGCCGCTTTTTTTCCGGCGTTTTATAGGATGCTCGGAAAGATGTTTCCGGCCCAGTTCGATCTCAAATGGTTTCGAATCGCGATCGGAACCAGCGCCTTATTCTTTCTGGGAATTTTCTTTTTAAACGAACGGAATCTCGTATCCTTATATTCCTTTTTTATGTATACCCCCCCTTTGTACGGAGTCGTATTGATCGTCGGTACGGTCAAAGCCTATCGCGCCAAAGAGCCGATGTCCAAGTCGATTCTTTTTACCGGGTTCGTTCTGGCGTTCACGATGATGAACGACGTGTTCTACGGTTTATACGAAGTTTATGTTTTATTTCCGTATAGCTTCCCCTTAGGTCTTATCACCTTTGTCGCATTAAATTCCTACATCATTTCCTCGAAGTTCGCGGAGGATTTGGAAAAAGCGAAGGAATTCGCCGAGCTTCAGATCAAATACAACGAACAACTCAAACTGCAGGCTCAGGAAAGAACGCGGATCGCATCGGACATCCATGATTCGATCGGATCGGAGTTGACCGCGATTCTTTTCGAGTTGGAATCGAAGGACAAAAACGATTCGACGCTGAAGAAGTTGAAAACGGAAGTCAGCCATCTGATCTCCAACGTACGGGACATCGTATTTTTGATGCATCATCACGGAAGCAACAAAGAACTCGTAGAGGACGTATTCAGAAGATACGGAGAAAGAATCGGAGGCACTGGAACCATCCAAGTCAAAACGGAAATCGAGGATATTTCCGATTCCATTCATTTGGATCAATGTCTACACGTTCAAAAGATTTTTCTGGAAATCATGTCCAATATTCTGCGACATTCCGAAGCGAAGAATATTCGGATCTGCTGGATTAAGGAGAGCAATCATCTCGCTTTAAAAGTAATCAACGACGGAAAGAAATTCGAATTCAACTCGGAGGAACCTTCCGGAATCGGGATGAGCAGTATTCGAATGCGGGCCGAAAAGCTCGGCGCTCACTATGATTTTCTTTTCAAGAACGAAGAGAATCAATTCGTTCTATATATTCCAATTATTTAA
- a CDS encoding response regulator, with protein sequence MVAAPESPKESKSSYLVSIIEDNRHTALNLQELLSKSSDFQFLKHYPNSQKAIELLPQETPDIVILDIGLPGKNGLECLLELKEKTPNTKYVIFTVFEDEEKIVEAIRAGASGYLLKDTSPELFLAELKVITLGGAPLTPRIADKIIREFSKKEGTKNPPITNTLGLTEREMQILNLVALGMTFPDIAEELDISSHTVSRHIEKIYKKMEVHSRSEAIIRGRRMGIIRDVPGYP encoded by the coding sequence ATGGTCGCCGCTCCGGAATCGCCGAAAGAAAGCAAATCCTCTTATTTAGTTTCCATCATAGAGGACAATCGACACACCGCTCTCAATCTCCAAGAACTCCTATCCAAGTCCTCCGATTTTCAATTTCTCAAACACTATCCCAATTCCCAAAAGGCGATCGAACTATTACCGCAGGAAACGCCGGACATCGTCATCTTAGATATCGGACTTCCCGGAAAAAACGGACTCGAATGTCTACTAGAACTCAAGGAAAAAACGCCTAACACGAAATATGTGATCTTCACCGTGTTCGAAGACGAGGAAAAGATCGTGGAAGCGATCCGAGCCGGAGCTTCCGGTTATCTTTTGAAGGACACTTCTCCCGAATTGTTTCTCGCGGAACTCAAAGTCATCACACTCGGAGGAGCGCCTTTGACTCCGAGAATCGCGGATAAGATCATCCGCGAATTTTCGAAAAAAGAAGGAACCAAAAATCCGCCGATCACCAACACGCTCGGATTGACCGAACGGGAAATGCAGATTCTCAACTTAGTCGCGCTCGGTATGACCTTTCCGGATATCGCGGAGGAATTGGATATTTCCAGTCATACGGTCAGCAGACATATCGAGAAGATCTACAAAAAGATGGAAGTTCATTCCAGATCCGAAGCGATCATCCGCGGCAGAAGAATGGGAATCATCCGAGACGTTCCCGGATATCCTTAA
- a CDS encoding LIC12806 family lipoprotein, translating into MNETRPNQMLNEVKKNRILRYVSRRYAAIASSSFLILFAASCGLKPVPPPEGRFCDTWHKPVECVELDFRKGIGNLGQGFVPMKMKSVVNYSIEIENKQTVLVEVLHEHRVRITFPEKEPRLYLKIKDKEDRKRRWEKAKEEWNEFFKSSDP; encoded by the coding sequence ATGAACGAAACGCGGCCGAATCAAATGTTAAACGAAGTAAAGAAGAATCGGATTCTCCGTTACGTTTCAAGAAGATACGCCGCGATCGCGTCTTCTTCGTTTCTCATCCTCTTTGCAGCTTCGTGCGGACTCAAACCGGTCCCTCCTCCCGAAGGAAGATTCTGCGACACCTGGCATAAACCGGTCGAATGTGTGGAATTGGATTTTCGAAAAGGAATCGGCAACTTAGGTCAAGGTTTCGTTCCGATGAAGATGAAAAGCGTCGTAAACTATTCGATTGAAATCGAGAACAAACAAACCGTGCTCGTGGAAGTGCTTCACGAACACAGGGTACGAATCACCTTTCCGGAAAAAGAACCTCGATTGTATCTGAAGATCAAAGACAAAGAGGACCGCAAACGCAGATGGGAAAAAGCGAAAGAAGAATGGAACGAGTTTTTTAAATCGAGCGACCCATAG
- a CDS encoding RsmD family RNA methyltransferase, producing MKVLKVQTGKLKGKSIETPPAVAGNTNFTPAILKKSVFDIIGSLVLKGRLIPEESAFIDFFAGSGQMGLEAVSRGFAKVVLYELAWERSDSLRKLFAKLGDNCIIYRKDVFRFYDKLEIPETSRVFFLDPPYSFWEKKTDKIKSLADALLSEETTVAVFVQSPIDPGWSDFETRKFGKNFLNFRVNGGVSADLENGSDSETEDADDSDDLSEENSNTED from the coding sequence GTGAAAGTACTCAAGGTACAAACCGGAAAACTCAAAGGTAAGTCGATCGAAACGCCTCCGGCCGTCGCGGGGAACACGAACTTCACGCCCGCGATTCTGAAAAAATCCGTATTCGATATTATAGGTTCCTTGGTGTTAAAGGGAAGATTGATTCCGGAGGAATCGGCGTTTATCGATTTTTTTGCGGGCTCGGGTCAAATGGGATTGGAAGCGGTGAGCCGGGGCTTCGCCAAAGTCGTTTTATACGAACTGGCTTGGGAGAGATCGGATAGTTTGCGGAAGTTGTTCGCGAAATTAGGGGACAACTGCATCATCTATCGCAAAGACGTATTCCGTTTTTATGATAAACTGGAAATTCCGGAAACATCCCGCGTGTTCTTTTTGGATCCTCCGTATTCCTTTTGGGAAAAGAAGACGGATAAGATCAAATCCTTGGCGGATGCGTTGTTAAGCGAAGAGACGACCGTGGCCGTTTTCGTTCAGTCTCCGATCGATCCGGGTTGGTCCGATTTTGAAACCCGCAAATTCGGGAAGAATTTTCTGAACTTTCGAGTGAACGGAGGAGTGTCGGCCGATTTGGAGAACGGTTCCGATTCCGAAACTGAAGACGCCGACGATTCCGACGACTTGTCGGAAGAGAATTCGAACACGGAAGATTGA